ATTGAACTACAAATAAGGCGCTTAAGAAGTTTACTAGTCTTATTTAATTCTATAAGTTCTATGTTACTTTTGTTTTCAGGAATTTTAAGTGATACCCTAAAAAATGCTCCCCTCTCCACCCTAGTTCTGTTGTACTTATATTGTAAACCAAATTGAACTATAAATAATGTGCTTAAAAAATTTACTAGTCTTACTTTAAACTGTCAAAGACAGTTTAAGATGGATAAACCAGAATCTGTTGGAGTTGATCCTTATGTCTCAGTACCTGAGGACCTTGTTCCACACCCTTCTTGAAGGGATCACCTACAACACGTCTTGTAGCACGTGCCTTTGATTTCTCAATGAACTCATCATAGATTCGTTCATGTACATATGTACGAGAACCAGCACAGCAACATTGCCCCTGGAAACAATATAGCatttatctattaattaaaatgTTCACAGTCAACAAATCCAACTCTGGGAAAATTGCTTGAACAGACCTGATTAAAGAAAAGAGCAAAGTGTGCAATCTCCACAGCCCTATCGATATCAGCATCCTCGCATACTATGAAAGGTGACTTCCCTCCCAGCTCTAGTGTTACAGGCTTAAGATTGCTTCTTGCAGCCAATTCAAGTACAACTTTTCCAGTATCAGTTGATCCCGTGAAAGCTAGCTGCAAAAGCATTGTTAATGGTTTCAAGTGGTGGACACGTACAAGGCAAGATTAATGGTTTATGgcatgtttggataatgagatgagataagatgagaaattctcaatacttatcataatttccttcccaaacatcactcaaacacaaaatgcttttcaatttctaatcttcaactttttcatctaatcgttacctaatcattatccaaacacaaaaaacaatacaacttttccaaactttttttttttataggtaatataaattttccaaacttccaaacaaaactcaaaaattaatacaatattttcaaatttcaaaacaaaaataatattaaaaacttatattcaaacaacttttgaattttataatatttttattcaactttttctctctcatttcccaaaatccaataaaacatcttaattcgaaccatttcactactagtCACAGTCTATTTAACtgctattcacaaaattctaagATACTCTAGTGTCCAAACAAGTCCTTAGTATTGCCAAATCAGCAGAATTTAAGACCATGACAAGTAGTAAAAGACATGCAGGCTAGCTTATTAGATGTTTGGGTATTGAAAgtacctcaacacttctcaacatactctactactattcattactttattattacttttcacctactttttactactatttattactttttactactattcaatattctattattacttttcacctccTTTTTCACTACTGTTCACAACATAcgtcaacacttctcaacacccaaacccctAATATGGATGACAGCaggaataaaaaaatgattccaAAGAACAGGAGAGTCTACTCTCAATATAATTGATTCATCAGATATAAATTGATCTCGCTGTGAGTTATAACATGTAGAACACTGTTGCTCCCAATTTACCTTGTCCACATCCATATGGCTGGCAAGAGCTGCACCAGCAGTTGGACCAAAGCcagaaacaatatttaatacGCCTGGAGGAAGACCGGCCTGTCACAACGGATGCATAATAAATACCACGCTTATTACCAAGGAAATGCAATGAAACGAAATGCATTTGATCTCAATCAACATGCCTCATGGAACAGATTTGCCGCATAGAGAGCAGTCAAAGGTGTTTGCTCTGCTGTCTTCAGGACTATAGTATTACCGCATGCTAGAGCAGGCCCAACTTTCCAAGCAAACATGAGAAGAGGAAAGTTCCAGGGAATGATTTGTCCTGCAACTCCAATTGGTTCATGCAATGTTTGCACATGATAATCTCCATCAGCCGGAACTGTTAGTCCATGGATTTTATCTGCCCAGCCTGAATAATTTGTACAGCAAAGCATTAGAACAACACCATGCATGCTACACCACAAACAGTAGATAGCATTCAATTAACTTTAGTAGTCTCACCAGCATAGTAGCGAAATAGACGAGCAAGCATTGGCAATTCAGCTTGTGCAGCCTGTTCATAAGGCTTCCCATTGTTCCATGTCTCTAGAGCTGCAAGCTCTTCAGTGTTTTTCTCAACCAAATCAGCAAATCGCAACAATATCCGTGATCTTTCCTGAAAACAACATATGTGTGCAAAGGTGTCAAAATTTGATAGAATTCGTCTGTATTCCGATTGTGCACACACTAATTGAGTAGAAACAGCAAAGCAGgagaaggaaaattctttttacaTAAGCTGTCATCTTTGGCCACGGTCCCTCATCAAATGCCTTCCGGGCAGCAGCTACAGCACGGTTGATATCTTCAGCATCACCTTCAGCAACATGGGCAATCACTTCCCCAGTACGAGGGTCATATGTTGGAAAGCTTTTTCCTGAGACCAACAGAAAGTTCGGTAAACTCCATTATATACATCATCAATAACAGAAATATTGAAAGGTATCAATTGGTCAAGGTGCTCCATGagagagacatggggagagaaATCTATTGGTCTTATTTGATGGAGAAAATGTTACCTGATGCAGCATCAACAAATTGCCCATTAATCAGATTCTGGGTATAAGTTATTTGAACAGGGGGAGTGATTAATTCCTCGGCGGCTGAAGCAGTGCTAAACCTGCTGATGCTTCTCCCAAGGCAAGAAGTTGCTCCTGGAgatcatatttacaaaataactTCATCATCTACGTTTCGTAAGAGACGTAAGAAATGAAACTAAAATACAggcaataaaaagaaatagcATGGAACAGGATCATTTCACAGTTTGGCCTAAAATTATGGAATCTGATTATTTCTTCTTTTGGGCAAGTTGAATGTAATTATTTCAAGTCAGCACGAAGCTGCATATTTCCTTAAATCTTTTCCTGCTTCTAGATGGCGCATTTTACCAGTTGAATGGTAATTGGGTTTCTTCAATGATTCTAAATAACCTCCAAATAAGGACCTCATCGCTAACATCATCAGGCCTTTCGAGTCTACTCCTCCATGGATCTtccttcatcatcatcacccCAACTACAACAGATATTTATGCCAGGTCACAGTTGTAAATCTGTTTCTCTCAGcccttaaaaaatgaaaaggagtTCAAAAGGGCAAACAGGAGCATCTGATTCAAAATCTgtatattattcttttatgcCTGTATTTTCACACTGACACAGTATATAGAGTATATACAGTAAAGCTGTAACTGTCAAAATTCAAAGCAAGACTTTTTGAAGAATAAACAAAAATCTTGACTCCAAACACAAATCATGAAGACGAAAAGATGGTATCACTCGTGCAAGTAAAACCAAatgaaacagagagagagacagagaaaaaaaaaaaaaaaaaaaaccatagtaAACACATAATCTCCATCTTCATCAGcagtgaaaaagaagagaagaaacccCTATCAAGAAGAGCATGGTATGAGTCGTCACCTCGAGACAAAAGCAGAGAAGCAGACCCAGAAACAGACAGAGAGCGAGACAGAAGCACGGAGAGCCTGCGAGCAGCCATGGCCACAGAAATTATCTCGGAAGTggttctctttctttttatgaCAAAACAGAGTTCCCCGTTGCCTTAAGATGGAGAGTGAGCACGTCCTCACAGGAACTCGCTATCTGCGTTTGAGATGTGATCATGACTTTAAGGTGCCATAGCATCCTTGATAATTGGATAGAAATgacttaaaataaaagaaagtgaaTAAATTAAGATTAGATATCATCATTATCTTGACCTTTCATTAGGTTGAAGCATGGGCACCCAGAAGTGGACAGCCTCTAGGCCCTCTACTTTATCACAgaaactttttttataatttttttttttttttttttgtttgaaagaatAGAGAACTGGCAATAGCGTCTCTCTAAACACACCAAACAagattagttttttaatattctcttcCCTGTATGAAAGAACATGTTACTTCCATGGTTTGCACGGTTGGAAAATGCTTATCTGCCCTCTCTCCATGATTCTCAAAGtgattactgataaaaaaataattattttttacttaataattaaaaaaataattttaagtattttgataattttttattttttaaaaatatttaaaaaaaattaaagtctaCATGCGGTAAAAAAATGAGCGGTGCACTCTGAGAGGCAGAGTAGCACCGCTCTTGCATGGTTATTCTCGCCAACGAGGGCAATACTGTATTCCCTCACTGTCTTGGACACGTGCATGCTATTTTGTCCAGATTTTGCTTCGTatcctctcaatttcttttgcCCACCAAAGCTTTCCTATCCCCATCTGTGATATCTATCATTCCTGGAAAAACAAAGCAGTGTGTTTTGGTTTGCAAGGCAAAAGAACAAGAATTTGGTACTGAGCCTAAAAGAAATCTGCCAGATTTAAGAACTGAAAGAGCCAAAATAGTTCAAATGACCCGAATGTAATTCTAGGAAACTATTATGAACGTGACTCTCACTTtacttttaaaaacaaattgctTTACATTTGTGTATTGTGCACATACATCTTTTGGAGAGTGATCATGATCAAAGTGTTGTGGCCTAATCTCTTGTACCAATGTCTACCACGTTTCTTCACGTATTTCTTTGTTGGAAAAACACGTTGTTGCTAAGTAGGGAGAAAAAGACAAAGAAGTCAATAGTACTAAAAATAATGGGAGACATGTTTGTTTAGCATTATGAAATGCTTGTAGGAAATGAAAATTGGCTTTAAGAAGCTCTCTTGCCATTTTTACTCTACCTTGAGCAATGTATTGTGTTGGGTGAAATTTGGGATTGCATATATGTTGATGGTGGGACGGCGTACATGGGATTGTATAAGCTGGAATCTTGTGAATGTGCTGTTATATGTTGTTATAGTCATGCTATTATATGAGTATGGACCGATGGCAGTTGCTGAATTGTATGAGTCTGAACAGAGCATGGAGGTGCAGTCTGAAtggtaaaatgagatgaaatagttttatataaaaattaaaaattaattgaaatattattattattttaaaatttgaaaaagttaaattgtttattatattttgtgtgagaatttagaaaaagttttattaatgagaagagataaaatacttttaccATCCAAACGAATCTGAGTGTGCAAGTAGAAAGTAACACAGTTTGTTGCTCGACTAGATATGCtaatatgttaaaaaagaagaaaaaactaaatatgTTAAATGTATAGATTGTTGAATTATGAAAATGATAGtcgaaaattatgaaaataaaaataaaaaagtatttaaataaataaaaaattgcattaaaaataagtattttattatagtAGAGAGTACCATGTCTAAACAAATGTggagtttaaattttgaatgatTAGCTAAAAATCAAAAAGTAACATATTAGCTCAACTTTGACTTTAGCTATATACCTAATCCAATAAGGATGATAATAGAGGGTGAGATTTTTCAACCCACTATCCCTATTATCTTCTTtatcaccaaaaataaaaataaaaaatcaaatcttgatAAAAACATTACATTACATTTTAATTAGTAGTCCCAAGATCAAAGAGTTCAAATTGTATGCTATATATtcataaaataacattgtacAAGGTAGattaaaaatacatgaaaagtgATTTGTACAATTTTATGATATGCAAATCCCGGACGCTAACAAAATAGGTAAATCTAAAATACATatgcaaaaattaattttttttatgatgtgtCCCATTTTTTAAAACGAAATGCATGAAATTTGCACACtaaatacatatatgcatatcaCTTGCACAAGattcaatataattatttacaaaGGCTTTAAGGTACCTTtgtaaataactaaataaatatcaaGAGTCAATATAGAATCATAGCACATTGCTATTTGTCTTCAGTTAGAAAATTGCAGCACCCACTTCATTGTTGACATATTGCCTTGTAGCTTTGAAtagttgaaggaaaaaaaatcccatTAAATTGTCCATAGTATTCCTGTGTAAGAAAATTCTATTAGGTGTTATGCTGGTGACTTTACAAAAGTTTGGTGtcatttgaagtttttttatttaataattgagtaagtatttttaaatgatattgtaaatttttttctttttttaaaaatgtttaagaaaattaaaaaatacatgaaaaagtagttaaaaaaataattttataaaaattttatgtacaatcacttttagatattcttttatatattctactgatataattaattatatattaaaaaaattaatataattaataatatcaataaaatatataaaaattatataaaataattatatataatattattcataattttcTCAGCGGTCAGTGTTGGACCCACTCTCGATTTCCCCGACACTGCCCAAAGAGCTAATGCCTAAAAGTTGGTAAAATCTGTTCTatcaaggggaaaaaaaaaatatcccttTTCGAAAAGATCCAACCACATAAATCCGTGTAATTCCAAGGATGTTTGGTCCCATCAATATTCGGATTCAACGATCCAACTGCAGGGACAACCATTTGACAATTATTCgcttaattttgatatttcaaATGAATCacactatttttatttttctgtttattatctttatatatttattaagaaaaaaataaaaaataaaaacaagttatACATGGAAACTGATAGTGTGTCGCTCTATTATACTActcatcaatttaatttttttatttaataattataaaaattatttttaatgtattgatatatttttttattttttaaaaatatttaaatatattaaaaaaatcaaaatcaaaatcaaattatgctaATTGTCACGCCCGCAGACATCGTCGGGCAGTAGCCTAGCATGACCCTTTGTACATTTATAACGACCCATCTTCCACGTATTTCTATATTCGGAAAAAGGGGGGTTGTACCAATTAAAGTACATGGAGAAAAGCCGAAGAAGTCAATAGCATTAAAAAACATGGAGTGGAATTTAAGggatgataaatataatagatagaAGGTGGGGATAAGCCATCTATGCCATATTACTAATTTCTTTATGGcaaattaaaaatgtaatattcCAAATCTTGATAAAACATTAAATGAAATcttgttgtaaaataatattgttataaaataaattgtatgaccactttgagttagccgtcaaatgcatagtgcatagtactagcataatgagctagccgtcaaatgtatagtactagtcgtcaaaagcatagtcccctttgtacttctatatatatcgttgaatcctttaagaaattcataagtttcataacctctctgaactctgtctctttctctctccttttgaaagttttataacacgttatgtctctttcttttcaatgattttataacacgttatcagcacgattacTCTTCGTCTCTATCTTACTCcctcttctctttcctctctctctctctgcaaaaAAGATGTCGTTGTTCGAGCCGGAGAGGTCAACAGCCTAATGCAGAAGCATAGCCACCGTCTTGAACCCGCAGCAGCTCCGGATTTCAGATCCGACAGCACGCAGATGAAGAGAATTCTTCAGACTCGGATTACTCAAGCTTGCTTCTAGGAAAAATAGTCAAGCGTGGTTATAAGCTACGTTGTCGATGTTCAGATCCGTTGGATTTTCCTAGAAGGGAAAGACAGAATCAGCGTGGGGGGTGCTTGTGGATTTAAGAAATCATGGGAGATTAGCTGAGATAGAAGGCCTAGAACCACTTCATGACTTGGTCAATGCGGCCAATGATTTGGCTAATATAATAAAAGCTCGAGGATGGGCTTGGCACCATGGGAGACATATTCACGTGATcctgaagaaaaaatatttagagtttttcaaatcaaaaagcaaagttttttttctttctttttcattttgtatggatttacttttagaaacacATGGGACCCttactatttttgttttgtttttttttttttattcaaacaacTTGCGAGGAATAGAAAGCAGGTGGGAGGAGTAAAGCATTTGGTTAAGTTGGAGGATTAAAGTCAACAGCTATGCGAGACGAGATTTGAAGACCGAGATCACAGgtataaaagaaaagatgtgCGTCGAAGGCCTATTGAAACAGTATATATTTCTCACGCTCAAACAATACTGTGAAAGGTATCACAATAAGATTAAATGATCTTCTACTTCAAATTTCTGATGATTTTGAAGTTAGTAATCTtcaacttcaagtaagtttttaatatattatttacaattgcTGAGGTGAATATTTATggttatattcattattattatttgataaattctatgtttatttacatagtttagatacaagttttatttattcttttatacttgttataaattattgatgatatgatttatctgagaacgaaaatggagcatcccttaaggatcgccctaaatcaataatagcttttgagtatctcatagtttaaatgattgatacttgtaccaaaaactcattatgatttatgcacctaaagttgcataattgaaattgttgaaagaatatatatttgaatgaacgtctcgaatatgctcctgaagtagcaatatcgagtatgctcttgaaatagcaatatgaaatgcaaacgttcataatatattctaaatttatatctggtctttcagtgactgagcaaaataatgagtttttgataagaatcattagtcaagTCTTACTAAGATCTACATTattccctgaaatgaatgataataaatttatatcattctattccctgaagtgaaaagaatgatgcgttttatttaaagaaactaagagattagaCGTGATAtgatttcgggccagaagctcgtattagaaaagttataaactttctctttgagatgatattatacaattatttaatcaaatattatgatgcatcaaaagatgatatgattcaaaatatatgtatcttttcatgattatcttgatcatccaaaatcaattacgataagtcgaatgattttcatatggacgtctataaaagaaccagaatattcttttactataaagtcttaccatcagaagtggaaagaaaaatttgtttgaagcaaataagatgaaattatttgacgttatcttgattgtcatttgtgaaccagaagttcagatgataattagtttatggatgcaataagataaaaatgtctcatattctaactaCTAAAATCCCAgcaaggattgaagtccctgtaggataattaagaaattcagcagacTAAAGATATGTCTAAAAGTATGTGagacttattgatacaaaagatagaacatctcaaaagagaaaggcacaaataatttggtgctcctgaagaagCCATATccacaaaacaagtaataaagtccatccaaattttttgtataaaattctcctatataaatctcctgaaaaggtttttcatgaaaatgtcttcccttgaagagggacaggtacctgaaaataacgagatctcgttacatgtCATGAATAATGGAGTAATTatgtatagaaataaaatcgttgtcgataACGTATTTTCATATGAGATGGAAATTGACATTATcaaaagtaatgatgaaagtgaatcaagaatcgtcgaagaatacgatgTAAAATATttgccaaatttgaaagaaacaattcctgcagaattgattcactagtaaaatatgatgcatcgggacttatagtccaaacacctaaagaggtgatacttgttgaatgtcagtgggtatttatggaaaggaaataaaatgtgatatataaatcacgagtcagtttctcaattcttacagaattgatatcactaagtaaaatgtgataaatatggatttgaagtccaaacacctaaaaaagttatttttgttaaatatcaatagatatttatatacatgatatataaagtctgaaatttttaatatgaaaatgtgatatagaaatcacaagttagtttctcgaaaaaacaatattgatatgattttaaagtggttgaaatcatattgagatttttattagcttgaaagttaccgagagtttggatatgcatgattaactacatatttatatggatcattggatcatgatatatatatgaaaatccctgaaggatagaaaatgtctgaaacttctaatatgaatacatctggaaatatgtattctatcaaatttcaaagatccttatatgatctaaaacaatccaaacacaaatagaaacaagctattattgcagtttatatatatgatttaaatatcattgaggctctagaagagctcatgaaaactgcacatatttgaaatataaatctgaaacccttgcggcttcaaggggaagatggatgatattattagttatgaaataccatcttttaatacaattagtatttcagattcatattatgggtttgatatgaagtgtgtattattaaagaagaaataaaagggagcacacagaacatctatcaaaagatagaaacacaaatatatttgtgaaatattattttattatcttgaagcaagaattacagaaatttgaggcattttgcctcattcttcaaacgctcttgttcttcaagaatctgcatggcatccctatctaaaggggtgtgTAATCGAAAAGAatatttaagtaaggattttaaattcttattctcttgctttattaattctatcttcatgttggactccagaagaagtcgttgAAGTATaacaatattctcgtggagattgtcaactccacaagttctggattgcagtcactgagaaaatgcgacaatggatgatgagtatcgggtaccgagactcacaagctcatagatagcttcattatctgacctatgagtcagatcattatattgcatgatagcacctgtggtagaagcaggaacagctgatgaacgaggtgcagagtacctcatatattggccatgagaataTCGCTGAACCATtataggataagaatgcagagaGAAATtacagagtaaaaatgcagtatgattacaaaaaagtgaagaagatgatatgcgaatgaagatgagctgaatatctcttttatagagaaaattatgatacaacatctctcttgaaacaagagaaaagagatgaaatatagcttcatagctctacagcgcctgacagctgcggcgcctgacagcacgcctgacacctacagaggagttgaaaatctgcgatgcttgtctgatcttaaaaggctgaccaccgtttttattaaaaaatgaggttaacagtttaatgttgatgaattctccactaactgtgttatttacaagaactccagaagagtacaactccagaagagtagtgatgagcagaaagatccagttgtgattattttatcaacatggttcaagtccacaattagttggatatgcagatacaggttatctttcagatccacacaga
This Carya illinoinensis cultivar Pawnee chromosome 11, C.illinoinensisPawnee_v1, whole genome shotgun sequence DNA region includes the following protein-coding sequences:
- the LOC122281466 gene encoding aldehyde dehydrogenase family 2 member B4, mitochondrial-like produces the protein MAARRLSVLLSRSLSVSGSASLLLSRGATSCLGRSISRFSTASAAEELITPPVQITYTQNLINGQFVDAASGKSFPTYDPRTGEVIAHVAEGDAEDINRAVAAARKAFDEGPWPKMTAYERSRILLRFADLVEKNTEELAALETWNNGKPYEQAAQAELPMLARLFRYYAGWADKIHGLTVPADGDYHVQTLHEPIGVAGQIIPWNFPLLMFAWKVGPALACGNTIVLKTAEQTPLTALYAANLFHEAGLPPGVLNIVSGFGPTAGAALASHMDVDKLAFTGSTDTGKVVLELAARSNLKPVTLELGGKSPFIVCEDADIDRAVEIAHFALFFNQGQCCCAGSRTYVHERIYDEFIEKSKARATRRVVGDPFKKGVEQGPQIDAEQFDKVLRYIRSGLQSNATLECGGDRLGSKGYFIQPTVFSNVQDDMLIAKDEIFGPVQSILKFKDIDDVIRRANTTRYGLAAGVFTRSLDTANTLTRALRAGTVWVNCFDVFDAAIPFGGYKMSGIGREKGIYSLHNYLQVKAVVTPLKKAAWL